A window of Larimichthys crocea isolate SSNF unplaced genomic scaffold, L_crocea_2.0 scaffold392, whole genome shotgun sequence genomic DNA:
AACAGCTGAGCAGCCTATTGTCCCATTACTTTTGGTCCCTTAAAAAGTGGGAGGCTCatatacaaactgttgtaattCCTACACCCTTCACCtgatttggatgtaaataccctcaaattaaagctgaaagtctgcagttaaagcacatcttgtccgttttatttcaaatctatTGTGGTGGTGTATAGAGCCAAAAAGATTAGAATTGTGTCAATGTCCCAATATTTATGGACCTGACtgtatattattactgtcattattgctaccatatctccattacagtttatagttagtttatgatttgctgctgctgtgcatctgtgtctctctatctctatcacaggttccactgctactgtaatcattttatcattcattgtaattcattgtcattttatcattcattgtaattcattgtcattttatcatttattgtaattcattgtcattttatcattcattgtaattgtacaatatgtttctgttgatttgttctgtacaagtgacatctattgcacgtctgtccgtcctgggagagggatccctcctctgtggctcttcctgaggtttctttccttttttccctgttaaaggttttttgtgggcaagtttgtcctcactcgaaccgagggtctaaggacagagggtgtcactccctgtacagattgtaaagccctccaaggcaaatgtactttgtgactttgggatatacaaataaaatttgatttgatttgatcatcatcatccaggcaggcaaacaaagtaaaaaaggaCCAGGCAAAGACATAATCTAAATAGGCCAAAAAAGGATCAGGATCAAAGACCAAAAAAGGACCAGGATCAAAATATAGGCAGGCATAAATCTGGGATCTGGAAAGCTAATGCTTGTGCATGTAGTCAATCTGGCAGCATCCAAGTGACTAAAGACTGACCATactaaaactgacaaaatagAGTTTCAGAACAAGGTTCAGGAACAAGGACCATGCCTTGAACTCATCACATTTCTGTATCTCAGGTACTTAAGCACCCCTTATCCGTTCACTGAGTTCACTTTGTCTCAGTTTTCAAATGAACCACAAATATCCTCAGCCACAAATATATCCAAGTGGACAGTCACCTGCCTCAAACAGTCCCTCAACGAACCAGTCCCTTCCATCAACAACAAAGTGAAACTTCAATTTCTCACAGACTCCCAACACAACTACATTCTCCCATACCGAGCTCCACAAACACTTCTgggtcaccatggcaacactgatgatgtcacgACTCCAGTCTCAATCTAGGTTGCAACTACCTCCCAGACTGCACCCATGACAATGATCCACAGTGGCACATTCAGCCAAAACCCAgtttcctcctgtttcttcCTTTACCCCCTCCCTCCCATTGTGTAAGTCTCTTAAGtatttcatcttcattttcacttttatttcatattcattttcaaGTATTTATCTAAGCCCTTTTGTACTCATACACAACTACGTGAACTCCTGACTAGCCTGTTAAGCTTCCCCCAAAGACCCTCTTTTTATCACAGAGACCGGCAGAATCTTTTCACACTTTGAGTGTATCTGATCTACATATACTAGGGGCACTCCTCTTGAGTCAGAGCCGCCCCCACGCTTCAAGACAGGGAATCCCAGACaacatcataaaaatatttGGTCGCTGGTCCTCACCAGCATATCTGACATACATTTAAAGTGATCTAATCTGACGACAAAAACACCCCTCAAATCTCTCCACCCAAAGTTTTCTTTTGGGGTTTTAATAGATAGCAATCTCAACTCCCTCCTGTTTCCACCAACCGACTCCAGTCAACCTCCGAACTCGTCCGTCAACCAATGACTctgattttttgtttcctcatcccttatccatccatccctttACCTTCATCTCTTCATCCTCAATTCGTCATCCCTCAACCCTTCAactctcatcccttcatccctcattcCTCCTACAGCACATCATCTTGGATCACCCTTATCCATGACATGGAATAAACCTGTCTATTGActtaaaaaagacagagagatttTTCTGAGATTTCTAGCTTCTGCAATGATTTATTGAAGTtgcaagaaaagaagaaacaacgGTAGAAGAAaaggtcatttttttatttttgtctcgtAATCTACAAATTAAGAGACAGCAACTGTGTAGCAGCATAATTAAGAGGTTTATGTTCACCCTAGAAGGATATAACTATAATGTCTACTACTAGACAATTACATTACTAGACATTTTTTGCATTCCTTTTCAAAACCCACCGTGCTAAAGTACAAAGCCAGCACAACAGATATCTGTCACAGTCATGAACAAACCACAGATTATTTCAGGCACCATGCAGCATGTTGGCATCACAGGAGTCTGGCTGCAGTATCTTCAGTGTAACAATGATCTTAATTGATTTTCTAAACCATGGATAAAAAAGTGCATAGATTACAGGGTTTAGACAGGAGTTAAAATAGACCAAACATATTACAAAGGCAGCAGATGGAGCATTGAGCAAGTTTTCTTGGCCTGTAAGAGCAACACAATAATATGGGCAGAGACATAATAGAAACACAACTATAACAACACCAAGAGTCCTGGCTGCTTTCAATTCAGATTTTTTAGCAGTTACTTTCCCTGATTTCTGGAGTGTAACAGCTGCAATATTGGACCTCATCGCCCGAGCCTGAGACACAGCCACCACAAATACTCTCATATACAAAAGAACAATAACAGTGATGGGAACCATGAAGGTAAAAATAAGATCTATCAGTACAGCAATGTAGTTGATGACAATGATACACTCTCCAAAGCAGGAGTTATACCTGCCTGGTTGCTGTAGGATATCCTTCAGAATGAGActttgaaaaaacacagaacatatccaacacagacaaatacagacttGGActcttttttgtgtgatttgagtGGAGTAATGCAGAGGATGACAGATAGCCACATAGCGGTCAATAGATATAAGCACCATGGTTCCTATTGAGGCAGAGGTAATAATATATGCTAGATACTGATATAGAGTACACATGAGGTCACCAAGAAACCAGCATCCATGTATGAGCACAATTTGAAAGGACATGAGGATACCCACGAAGAAATCTGAGACAGccaaagagaggaggatgaagttGGTGGGGGTGTGGAGCTGCCTGGGGAGGGAGACCAAcaatatatttatcatttattatatcAATCATCATTCAGATAAAAGCAACTAGAGCAAAGactcaacacaaaaacatattttggaaacaattcctctgtctctgttaaTACCAGTCAGTTATCACTTATCAGTTAAAAATTAATGAATGTCTACTTGAAGTGGGAGATAGCGATGATGACCAGCAGGTTAAGAGCTGCAgtgagcagagagatggaggacagCAGAACATAAGCCAGCATGTACTCAAAGTGAGGACGGATGGGTTTCCTGCAGGAGGTGTTGAGCAGTTGTGGAAAGCAAAGTTCACTTCCCTCCAAGGTCTCCATCACCAGAGATAGTTGAAGCTGCTGAGCTCTGGCAGTGTTCTGACTAAAGCTTTCTGTCATACAACTGATTTATGTCCCTGCCCAGCCCTCCTTCCTCACTTCTACTGCTGTCTCCAATGAGATTGGCTTACTTTGCCTTCTGTGACCTCCTCCTTAATATTAGTGattttggtttgtgtttatgtctgcagCCATGAGCTTATGGACAATTTTAGAGGTTGTTTTCTACACAAGGTTAACTTTTTCCCCATTTGGCTTAGTTGATATTGCCTTTTTTACAAGAAACATGTTTCAGACAGgcaacacattaaataaaagaaactgggtgggtcagatttattttttggtcaGGGGCCGGACAGGGATGACACAAGCAGAGTCTCCCTGGGAGGCTGGATCCAGAGCAGGGCTTGGTGGAGCAGGCGAGGGCAACAGGTCAGGAAGTCAAGGGCCGgagagctgagcagagcaggCAACAATCTACAAGGGAGATCACAAAAAGTCAGCACAGGAAAAAACGTCTGAACAATATCTAAGGGCTTGATGCACAGTACTAACAGATAGTGGCTACGATCTGGCAGCGTGGTAGTGGCAGGGCTGAGAAGTAGCAGGATGATTACAGGATTGGGTGCAGCTGGTGGTTCCTGCTCTGCCTCCAGCACACctgaaacaatcacacacaaagactgcgGACAGGACAATTAACCCCTGGAAGTAGGAGTGGCAGAGGTAGATCTAACAGTACATACCTGTGGAGGCATTGGTGAGGGAGTTATGGGCATATTCCACCCATGGCAACTGGGAACTCCAACGGGTCTGGTTGGCAGAAACTACATAACGCAGGGCTGCCTCCAATTCCTGGTTTGCCTGCTAGGTCTGTCCATTAGTCTGAGGATGGAAGAGAGACTAACCGTACACCCAAAAGCGGAACAGAAAGCCTTCCAAACTTAGGAAATGAACTGGGGTCCTCTATCCGACACAATATCAGCCGGGATACCATGTAAACGAAAAACATGGTTCACCAGGAGGTCAGCAGTCTCCCTGGAAGATGGTAGTTTAGGCAGGGGGATGAAATGAACTGACTTGGAAAATCTGTCAATGATTGTGAGAATGACTGTGTTAACATTAGAAGGAGGGAGACCTGCGACATCGGCTGTGAACTGGTGGGAGAGGGCGTCTGGCTTGATGTTCCTGGAACCAGGATGATAGGTTAGAATGAAGTTGAACCTTCCAAAAAATGATGCCCACCTGGCTTGCCGGGAGTTTGGTTGTAAGCTAGGTTCTTATGGTCTGTCCATACGATGAAGGGCTGTTTGGGTCCCTCTAGCCAGTGTCTCCATTCTTCCAGGGCTAGTTTGACTGCTAGGAGTTTCCGATTGCCAATTGTGGCATAGTCTGATGCCACTGTAGGTTCTTCAGCAGGTAATGACTCAAACGGGGATGAcgttttaacttttttattttggttcacaACACAAAATAGCTCAGTCGGTGTCGTCGCAGGCATCTCCTTTCTCAGGGCTGCCGACAGCCGACTGCATTGGTCCTTCTCtcgtgtgtgtctctgtctctgccaggtccagcacgctacttATATGGAGAGAGTGATTAGCTCAACAAGATACCggtgtgctaatcactctcacctggcgctcctctcctgagccctccccacacctctctcctgcagttgatgcaccacgccccctccacataCCTCCACCACCCGACTTAGGCTGGGGAGCCGTCCAGTGGGAAAGGAAGTCGGCCACAGCCATATGTGCCCCTGGCCTATGGATCACCGTGAACTTAAATGGCTACAGTGCCAGATACCAACGGTGATCCGGGCGTTGGCATCTTTCATGCGGTGGAGCCACTGGAGGGGAGTGTGGTCCGAGCAGAGGGTGAATGAGCACCCCAGCAGGTAGTACCGCAGAGCATCGACCGCCCACCGGATGGCCAGGCACTCCCTCTCCACGGTGCTGTACCTGGCCTCCCTTTCGGACAGCTTCCAGCTGATGTAGAGCACTGGGCGGTCGATGCCCCGCACCTGCTGGGACAGAACGGCCCCCAGCCCTCTGCCCTCTGCAtcagtctgcaggacaaaagggagagagaagttaGGTGTGTGGAGAAGAGGCTCCCCACAGAGGGCCTGCTTTACCCTCTTAAGCGACACCTGGCACTGCTCCGTCCACTGGACCTGATCTGAGGCACCCTTTTGGGTGAGGTCGGTCAAGGGGCTGGTCAGCTAGGCGAAGTTGGGAATAAATTGCCGGTAATAGCCGGCCAGCCTCAAAAACGGCTGCACCTCTTTTTTGGTCTTGGGCCTTGGGCAGGCTGCAATCGCTGCTGTCTTATCTACCTGTGGACGCACCTGCCTGCCACCCAAGTGGTACCCCAGATATCGTACCTCCCTTCGTCCAACTGCACTTCTTCGGGTTGGCCGTGAGCCTCGCCTGCCTCAGTGACTCGAGCACTGCGGCCACCTGCTGCACATGCTCCGCCCAGGTGTTACTATGGATGATAACATCATCCAAGTAGGCGGCAGCATATGCAGCATGCGGATGCAGCACCCGGTCCATGAGGCGTTGAAATGTGGCTGGGGCCCCGAACAACCTGAACGGAAGTGTAACGAATTGGTACAAACTGTACGGAGTGGAGAAGGCCGTTTTCTCCTTAGACTCTGGAGATAAGGGAATCTGCCAGTAGCCCTTGGTCAAGTCCAGCATCGTGAAAAAACGAGCAGTGCCAAGGCGATCCAGGAGTTCATTGCCCCGGGGCATAGGATACGCATCGAACCGTGAAACATCATTCACCTTGCACCAAACAGACCCGGATAGACCCATCTTTCTTGACTACAAGAACGATGGGGCTACACCAAGCACTTTTGGACTCTTCTATCACACCCATTTCCAACATGGCTTTCAATTCTGCCTGAACCACTTTTCTCTTGTGTTCAGGTAGCCGATAGGGCCGTGAACGCACTGTCACGCCCGAGTGAGTCTCAACATGGCTTGTGCGTCCTGGCAGGGGGGAGAACACATCAGCGTAACAATGCTGCAACCTGGCTATGTCTGCTCTCTGAGACGGTGAGAGATGGTTTTCACAAAGGAGCGAGGCAGGATTGGTCGATTTTGGTACCTCAGGCCCtaactcatctctctctgcaattGCCATCACCAGGGAAAcagactcagcctctctccaaGCTTTAAGGAGGTTAAGGTGATAAATCTGTGTCGCCCCTCCCCTGTCAGATCGCACAAGCTCATAGTCAACCTCGCCCACTCGCCGTGTGACCACAAAGGGCCCTTGCCACTTGGCGAGTAATTTGGAGTTGGAAGATGGGAGTATTACAAGCGCTTTATCTCCCGGTGAGAATtgtccctaaccctaaccctaaccctctgTTGTACAGCCGCTGCTGAGGTTCCTGGGCCCGGAGCAAATTCTCACGTGATAACTGTCCTAGTGTGTGGAGTTTTGCTCTCACATCCAGGACGTACTGAACTTCATTTTTACTTGGGCTCGGACCTTCCTCCCAGCTTTCTTTAACCACGTCCAAAACCCCACGTGGTCTCCTGCCAAACAGCAGTTCAAAGGGTGAAAATCTCGCGCAGGCCTGGGGCACCTCGCGcactgcaaacaacagaggATCTAGCCACTTATCCCAATTGCAACTATCATCGTGCACAAACTTACGGATCATGGACTTCAAAGTCTTATTCAGGCACTCAACGAGGCCGTCAGTTTGAGGGTGGTACACACTGGTTCGAATTGACTTGATGCCCAATAATCCGTACAGTTCTCTGAGTGTTCGTGACATAAATTGGGTGCCTTGGTCAGTCAGGATCTCTTTCGGTATCCCGACTCGGGAGATAACTTGAAACAGTGCCGATTCTATTGGCCTGGCATTCAGGACAAGACGCACACCAGCGGTGCACGTCTGCCCAAATGCCAGGCCAATAGAATCG
This region includes:
- the LOC109140705 gene encoding trace amine-associated receptor 13c-like yields the protein METLEGSELCFPQLLNTSCRKPIRPHFEYMLAYVLLSSISLLTAALNLLVIIAISHFKQLHTPTNFILLSLAVSDFFVGILMSFQIVLIHGCWFLGDLMCTLYQYLAYIITSASIGTMVLISIDRYVAICHPLHYSTQITQKRVQVCICLCWICSVFFQSLILKDILQQPGRYNSCFGECIIVINYIAVLIDLIFTFMVPITVIVLLYMRVFVVAVSQARAMRSNIAAVTLQKSGKVTAKKSELKAARTLGVVIVVFLLCLCPYYCVALTGQENLLNAPSAAFVICLVYFNSCLNPVIYALFYPWFRKSIKIIVTLKILQPDSCDANMLHGA